Proteins encoded in a region of the Plasmodium cynomolgi strain B DNA, scaffold: 0327, whole genome shotgun sequence genome:
- a CDS encoding CYIR protein (putative;~vir-type antigen), giving the protein MNFKNYMMRNDLKNGKYIKLDELTTQYKDFVHIKHQVNSHKKKRNVMCSENFKLLLN; this is encoded by the exons AtgaacttcaaaaattatatgatgcGGAAC GaccttaaaaatggaaaatatataaagctTGATGAACTAACTACACAATACAAGgattttgtgcatataaagCATCAAGTGAActcccacaaaaaaaaaagaaatgtaatGTGCTcggaaaatttcaaattgttattaaac